From the Maioricimonas rarisocia genome, one window contains:
- a CDS encoding 4'-phosphopantetheinyl transferase family protein, with protein MIAHRRIDGAVVACSEIERLLEDEPASNWLSAVERAAISAMRHEPARKERLAGRILAKMLVLRQLADEAAMTSCSPHQVQIDSRDGLGRRIAPRVSRDGRWLNCSLSISHAGSIVAAVLSTEETRPVGVDVTNHAADRQGTLSLWLTAAEQRVAAESGVEGAVRLWNLKEAAFKALAEGRHFRPLQWDVSGCLWQSSDPGGEHGSQSRGTQVDECNGNRYGVAGVRDCTAVDDSRFHADSVGEPRVSVTAPVGESANEPHDSQSRGTRSGTSESDGVVTSDCRHTSTGHVRMLTARGWMTRPVDIHMWNAGDALICVVRARTNTWSELPADDQPADTFTIQIPRPRLPELSGC; from the coding sequence ATGATCGCGCATCGACGGATCGATGGCGCGGTTGTCGCGTGCAGCGAGATCGAACGCCTCCTGGAGGACGAACCGGCCTCAAACTGGCTGTCGGCCGTCGAGCGCGCCGCGATCAGCGCGATGCGGCACGAGCCGGCTCGCAAAGAGCGGCTCGCCGGGCGGATCCTCGCGAAGATGCTCGTGCTTCGGCAGCTTGCGGACGAAGCTGCGATGACATCGTGTTCGCCGCATCAGGTACAGATCGATTCCCGCGACGGTCTTGGTCGTCGCATCGCTCCACGGGTGTCGAGGGACGGTCGCTGGCTGAACTGCTCGCTGTCGATCTCGCATGCCGGTTCGATCGTTGCCGCCGTCCTGTCGACGGAAGAAACGCGACCGGTCGGCGTGGACGTCACGAATCACGCTGCCGACCGCCAGGGAACGCTGTCGTTGTGGCTGACTGCTGCAGAGCAACGTGTGGCGGCGGAATCGGGTGTCGAAGGTGCCGTCCGTCTGTGGAACCTCAAGGAGGCCGCGTTCAAGGCGCTGGCGGAGGGACGACACTTTCGTCCGCTGCAGTGGGATGTGTCGGGGTGTCTCTGGCAATCTTCAGATCCAGGGGGAGAGCACGGCTCACAGAGCCGTGGCACCCAGGTGGACGAGTGCAACGGGAACCGTTACGGGGTGGCTGGGGTGCGGGACTGCACCGCAGTCGATGATTCCCGCTTCCACGCAGATTCCGTTGGTGAGCCGCGTGTGAGCGTTACAGCCCCAGTTGGTGAATCAGCGAATGAGCCGCACGACTCGCAGAGCCGTGGCACCCGCAGCGGGACGTCCGAATCTGATGGCGTGGTGACGTCCGACTGCCGCCACACGTCCACTGGTCACGTTCGCATGCTGACCGCTCGGGGCTGGATGACCCGTCCCGTGGACATACATATGTGGAATGCCGGGGACGCCCTGATCTGCGTCGTCCGGGCTCGCACGAACACGTGGAGCGAATTGCCCGCTGACGATCAGCCTGCTGACACTTTCACAATACAAATACCCCGGCCGCGGCTCCCAGAGCTTAGCGGCTGCTGA
- a CDS encoding SDR family oxidoreductase, translated as MSAGDGYQHNPMASGGYVLLTGATGLLGTYLMRDLLLRGVRLAVVVRSRRILSALDRVEGILQLWERQSGRLLPRPVVFDGDITRPGLGLDTDERRWVARHCRAVIHNAASLNFYARPGDEEPYRSNVTGTQHVLDLCRECGIDELHHVSTAYVAGQRRGRILESELNSDLPPGNDYEASKIEAEQMVRQAGLGSVTVYRPGIIIGDSSTGFTSTFHGFYVPLKLLAVFLDKLSAFSSSREELAGHVRASGERLTSLLDLEGYESKYLVPVDWTAAAMAELFCNPAHHGGTYHLTPREPVLVSDIQRVLEESFLENAKVGTSTGGDVGPLWQQFEKFFVDGMATYRAYFKPDPEFDSTATQSALPQLPCPTVDADMLHTMCRFAIDNRFQDPFRPVPRSRRVLTADVAGLPDEPAWQVGIEATGPGGGDWSVQHDRRGTRTVQEGIAADCRSLLRCAASDLNSLLVGEASIRETLTSGRLEVVGESVDADTLQRLLTGSSNGHEQDSEASAERSLDIHDVIVREVVRRTGCPAQLVTPEAEFVADLGIEPAEVADLIAAVAATWGRNGLDEAAMIAVRTVSDAAAQLATSGE; from the coding sequence ATGTCTGCGGGGGACGGTTATCAACACAATCCGATGGCGTCTGGTGGTTACGTCCTGCTGACTGGTGCGACCGGTCTGCTGGGAACGTATCTGATGCGCGACCTGCTGCTGCGCGGCGTGCGGCTGGCGGTCGTCGTCCGCTCGCGGAGGATTCTCTCGGCACTCGATCGCGTCGAAGGAATCCTGCAGCTCTGGGAACGCCAGTCGGGCCGGCTGCTCCCCCGGCCCGTCGTCTTCGACGGCGACATCACCCGCCCGGGGCTGGGACTGGACACGGACGAGCGACGCTGGGTCGCCCGACATTGCCGGGCCGTCATTCACAATGCGGCCAGCCTCAACTTTTACGCGCGTCCCGGCGACGAAGAACCCTATCGCTCGAACGTGACCGGCACACAACATGTGCTCGATCTGTGTCGCGAATGCGGCATCGACGAACTGCACCATGTCTCGACCGCCTACGTCGCCGGCCAGCGCCGCGGACGCATCCTCGAAAGCGAACTGAACAGCGATCTGCCCCCCGGCAACGACTACGAGGCGAGCAAGATCGAAGCCGAACAGATGGTCCGCCAGGCGGGGCTGGGCAGTGTGACCGTCTACCGGCCGGGAATCATCATCGGAGATTCGTCCACCGGCTTTACCTCGACGTTTCACGGATTCTACGTGCCGCTCAAGCTGCTGGCTGTTTTCCTCGACAAGCTGTCGGCGTTCTCGTCATCGCGGGAAGAACTGGCCGGGCATGTCCGCGCCTCGGGCGAACGACTGACGAGCCTGCTCGATCTCGAAGGGTACGAAAGCAAGTATCTGGTGCCGGTCGACTGGACCGCCGCGGCAATGGCAGAACTGTTCTGCAACCCGGCGCACCACGGGGGGACGTATCATCTCACGCCCCGCGAGCCGGTGCTGGTGTCGGACATTCAGCGGGTCCTCGAAGAGTCGTTTCTGGAGAATGCGAAGGTCGGGACCTCTACTGGTGGTGACGTCGGCCCACTCTGGCAGCAGTTCGAGAAGTTCTTTGTCGACGGCATGGCCACGTACCGGGCGTACTTCAAGCCGGACCCCGAGTTCGACTCCACCGCGACGCAGTCCGCCCTGCCGCAACTCCCCTGCCCGACTGTCGATGCCGACATGCTGCATACGATGTGTCGGTTCGCTATCGACAACCGGTTTCAGGACCCGTTCCGCCCGGTGCCGCGGTCACGGCGCGTGCTGACAGCTGATGTGGCGGGCCTTCCGGATGAACCGGCATGGCAGGTGGGAATCGAAGCAACCGGCCCGGGAGGGGGAGACTGGTCGGTGCAGCACGACCGTCGCGGCACGCGAACCGTTCAGGAGGGAATCGCTGCTGACTGTCGCAGCCTCCTGCGCTGTGCGGCATCCGATCTGAATTCCCTTCTGGTCGGCGAGGCGTCAATCCGCGAGACACTCACGTCCGGCCGCCTTGAAGTCGTCGGAGAATCGGTCGATGCCGATACGCTGCAACGATTGCTCACCGGCTCTTCCAATGGTCACGAGCAGGACAGCGAAGCATCGGCGGAGCGATCGCTCGACATCCACGACGTGATCGTCCGCGAAGTCGTCCGGCGAACCGGTTGCCCTGCGCAGCTGGTGACGCCTGAGGCGGAGTTCGTGGCCGATCTGGGAATCGAGCCTGCGGAGGTCGCCGATCTGATCGCCGCCGTTGCCGCAACATGGGGGCGCAACGGGCTCGACGAAGCTGCGATGATCGCGGTGCGGACGGTCTCAGACGCTGCGGCCCAGCTGGCAACCAGCGGCGAATGA
- a CDS encoding SDR family oxidoreductase: MIDLKDKVALVTGASRGIGRATAIRFAEAGAHVVVNYVTSRTAAEQTAEEVAARGRDVAIVKADVSEQDDIESMMEFVDQTFGRLDILVSNAATGGFRPLLATTARNFEAAMNTNVRALLFLTQAAVPLMERSEGRKKIIGISSHGSHMALPMYGVIGGSKAALESIARHLALELGDRDFNVNIVQAGLVETDSTRRLPGSDQMFAARRTKQMVGERDLEPTDVADAVLFLSSSLSDLVQGQTLIVDGGAAVHV; encoded by the coding sequence GTGATTGACCTGAAAGACAAGGTGGCACTCGTGACCGGGGCGTCGCGGGGGATCGGGCGGGCCACGGCCATCCGGTTTGCCGAGGCTGGGGCGCATGTCGTCGTCAACTACGTCACCTCGCGCACCGCCGCCGAACAGACGGCCGAAGAAGTGGCGGCCCGCGGACGCGATGTGGCCATCGTCAAGGCGGACGTCAGCGAACAGGACGACATCGAGTCGATGATGGAGTTCGTCGATCAGACGTTCGGCCGGCTGGACATCCTTGTGAGCAATGCGGCGACCGGCGGCTTCCGGCCGCTGCTGGCCACGACCGCCCGGAATTTCGAAGCGGCGATGAACACCAACGTGCGGGCGCTGCTGTTCCTCACGCAGGCGGCCGTCCCACTGATGGAACGCTCCGAAGGACGCAAGAAGATTATCGGTATCTCCAGCCACGGCTCGCACATGGCGCTGCCGATGTATGGCGTGATCGGCGGCTCGAAAGCGGCTCTCGAAAGTATCGCCCGGCATCTCGCCCTCGAACTGGGGGACCGCGACTTCAACGTGAACATCGTGCAGGCCGGGCTGGTGGAGACCGACTCGACCCGCCGGCTGCCCGGCTCTGATCAGATGTTTGCGGCACGAAGGACGAAGCAGATGGTCGGGGAACGGGATCTGGAGCCGACGGACGTCGCCGATGCCGTGCTGTTCCTTTCGAGTTCACTCAGCGATCTTGTCCAGGGGCAGACGCTGATCGTCGACGGAGGGGCTGCGGTCCACGTATGA